One genomic segment of Picosynechococcus sp. PCC 7002 includes these proteins:
- a CDS encoding type II toxin-antitoxin system RelE/ParE family toxin, translated as MPDKNPIQIETSAVFRRNLRKLGKKYRNIKQDLQPIIEALSQGELPGDQIPGVSYPVFKLRIRNSDVQKGKSGGYRLIYYLKTDTGIILLTLYTKSERANISPEDIRQIIENYSN; from the coding sequence ATGCCGGATAAAAACCCAATCCAAATTGAAACATCCGCTGTTTTCCGTCGCAATCTCCGTAAATTAGGCAAGAAATATCGCAATATCAAGCAAGATCTTCAGCCCATTATCGAAGCTCTTAGCCAAGGCGAGTTACCCGGCGATCAAATTCCCGGCGTGAGCTATCCTGTTTTTAAACTGAGAATCCGTAATAGTGATGTTCAGAAAGGAAAAAGTGGTGGTTATCGACTAATTTACTATCTCAAAACCGATACAGGCATTATTTTATTGACGCTGTACACAAAATCCGAAAGAGCAAATATTTCTCCCGAAGATATCCGACAAATCATAGAAAATTATTCAAATTAG
- a CDS encoding type II toxin-antitoxin system RelN family antitoxin: MKAQKVMATIDAQGQLTLDDPLVAIKNSRVEVIILIPEEDEADDEPTRAELLDDFRQAWHEAMTGQTLPIEKLWDDIDHAG; encoded by the coding sequence ATGAAAGCACAAAAAGTCATGGCAACCATTGATGCTCAGGGTCAACTTACCCTTGATGATCCTTTAGTTGCGATTAAAAATAGCCGTGTCGAAGTCATTATCCTCATTCCCGAAGAAGACGAAGCCGACGACGAACCCACAAGAGCAGAATTACTCGATGATTTCCGGCAAGCATGGCATGAAGCAATGACCGGACAAACCCTTCCCATTGAAAAACTTTGGGATGATATCGACCATGCCGGATAA